In one Deltaproteobacteria bacterium PRO3 genomic region, the following are encoded:
- a CDS encoding ribbon-helix-helix domain-containing protein: protein MAQRKKISTTVYITEEQNDKLKALNDKTKVPIAEYIRQGIDLILDKHKAELPGEQLGLYDRTEGK, encoded by the coding sequence ATGGCCCAGCGCAAGAAAATCAGCACGACCGTCTATATCACCGAAGAGCAGAACGACAAGCTCAAGGCCTTAAACGACAAGACGAAGGTCCCCATCGCCGAGTACATCCGCCAGGGGATCGACCTGATCCTCGACAAGCACAAGGCCGAGCTGCCCGGCGAGCAACTCGGGCTTTACGACCGGACGGAAGGCAAGTAG
- the lepA gene encoding elongation factor 4, protein MPEVPALKNIRNFSIIAHIDHGKSTLADRLLEFTGALSSREMQDQFLDKLELERERGITIKAQTVRLNYKAKDGQTYILNLIDTPGHVDFHYEVSRSLAACEGAILVVDASQGIQAQTLANVYVAIDNNLEIFPVLNKIDLPAADPARVKKEIEDVIGLDTTYAVEASAKSGIGIEDILEHVVAVFPPPKGDPAAPLQGLIFDSWFDPYQGVVVLMRVMEGTVKKGDEILFMATGKKHPIDQLGVFTPHGVEVASLGAGEVGFFTAAIKDIHDIKIGDTVTHAGRPAAQALAGFKEVKPMVFCGIYPTDSAEYENLRYSLEKLRLNDASFQYEPETSLALGFGFRCGFLGLLHMEIIQERLEREYNLNLISTAPTVVYMVKTVQGEELTIDNPAKMPATQDIESIQEPYIKATIHIPAEYIGAIIQLCEGRRGTQVKMDYLTPTHIALEYELPLSEIVFDFYDKLKSLSKGYASFDYELLGYRGSELVKLNIMINGDVVDALSVILHRDKAYQRGRELCEKLREIIPRQQYEVAIQAALGGRILARETIKAMRKNVLAKCYGGDITRKRKLLEKQKEGKKRMKQVGNVEIPQEAFLAALKID, encoded by the coding sequence ATGCCCGAAGTCCCCGCCCTGAAGAATATCCGCAATTTTTCGATCATCGCCCACATCGACCACGGGAAGTCCACGCTCGCCGACCGCCTACTCGAGTTCACCGGCGCCTTGAGCTCCCGCGAGATGCAGGACCAGTTCTTGGACAAGCTCGAGCTCGAGCGCGAGCGGGGCATCACCATCAAGGCCCAGACCGTCCGCCTCAACTACAAGGCCAAGGACGGCCAGACCTACATCCTCAACCTAATCGACACCCCCGGCCACGTCGATTTCCACTACGAAGTTTCGCGCTCGCTGGCTGCCTGCGAGGGCGCCATCTTGGTGGTCGACGCCTCCCAGGGCATCCAGGCCCAGACCTTGGCCAACGTCTACGTGGCCATCGACAACAACCTCGAGATCTTCCCGGTCTTGAACAAGATCGACCTCCCGGCGGCCGATCCGGCGCGGGTGAAAAAAGAGATCGAGGACGTGATCGGCCTCGACACCACCTACGCCGTCGAGGCCAGCGCCAAGTCGGGCATCGGCATCGAGGACATCCTCGAACACGTCGTCGCCGTCTTTCCTCCGCCCAAGGGCGATCCGGCTGCGCCCCTGCAAGGCCTGATCTTCGACTCTTGGTTCGACCCCTACCAGGGCGTCGTCGTCCTGATGCGCGTCATGGAAGGAACCGTGAAGAAGGGCGACGAGATCCTCTTCATGGCCACGGGCAAGAAGCACCCCATCGACCAGCTGGGCGTCTTCACCCCCCACGGCGTCGAGGTCGCGTCGCTCGGCGCGGGGGAGGTCGGCTTCTTCACCGCGGCGATCAAGGACATCCACGACATCAAGATCGGCGACACCGTCACCCACGCCGGCCGGCCGGCGGCCCAGGCCCTGGCGGGCTTCAAGGAAGTGAAGCCGATGGTGTTTTGCGGGATCTACCCGACGGATTCGGCCGAGTACGAAAATTTGCGCTACTCCCTGGAAAAGCTCCGCCTCAACGACGCCAGCTTCCAGTACGAGCCCGAGACCTCGCTGGCCCTGGGCTTCGGCTTCCGCTGCGGCTTCTTGGGCCTGCTCCACATGGAGATCATCCAGGAGCGCCTCGAGCGCGAGTACAACCTCAACCTGATCTCCACCGCGCCCACCGTCGTCTACATGGTGAAGACGGTGCAGGGCGAGGAGCTGACGATCGACAACCCGGCCAAGATGCCGGCGACCCAGGACATCGAGAGCATCCAAGAGCCCTACATCAAGGCGACGATCCACATCCCCGCGGAGTACATCGGCGCCATCATCCAGCTCTGCGAGGGACGCCGCGGTACTCAGGTTAAGATGGATTACCTGACGCCGACGCATATCGCTTTAGAGTATGAGCTGCCGCTCAGCGAGATCGTCTTCGACTTCTACGACAAGCTGAAGAGCCTCAGCAAAGGCTACGCCTCCTTCGACTACGAGCTTTTGGGTTACCGCGGCAGCGAGCTGGTCAAGCTCAACATCATGATCAACGGGGACGTGGTCGACGCCCTCTCGGTCATCCTGCACCGGGACAAGGCCTACCAACGCGGCCGCGAGCTCTGCGAGAAGCTGCGCGAGATCATTCCCCGGCAGCAGTACGAGGTGGCGATCCAGGCGGCCCTGGGCGGCCGCATCCTGGCACGCGAAACGATCAAGGCGATGCGCAAGAACGTCCTGGCCAAGTGCTACGGCGGCGACATCACCCGCAAGCGCAAGCTTTTGGAGAAACAAAAAGAGGGGAAGAAGCGTATGAAGCAGGTCGGCAACGTCGAGATCCCCCAGGAGGCCTTCCTGGCCGCGTTGAAGATTGATTAA
- the ppk1 gene encoding polyphosphate kinase 1: MKPSKKKWRVLSNSSVDSAPPAPPVDWTKLDPQNLSNPALFINRELSWLEFNQRVLDQVYDASLPLLERVKFLAIVGTNLDEFFMIRMATLLKKIRAGIEDVSLDGMSARQQIRAVRERAFKMMKDQSDAWEKLLRPALEKNWVHFLEIPQYTPAVQEYLKDYFKKQIFPVLTPLAFDPAHPFPHISNLSMNFAVGLQHEGERKFARVKIPSMLPRFIPIPESISTKPGQSFVFLEDVIRSNIGELFPGIPVEEVYLFRVIRDTDLVIQEDEADDLLESVDKSLKQIRYGAVSLLKVEAAMPERILDILLENFQIREDVLMRKETRMFFGDWWALTKLHLPQLKFPPFSPRVLFPYEEKDKLFEQIRYGDYLVHHPYESFTSVESFLRAAVDDPQVIAIKMTLYRIGPNSPIVDQLIEAAEEGKQVAAVVELKARFDERNNIVWANRLDEVGVHVNYGLVNLKTHAKLCMVVRKEGDGIRRYLHVGTGNYNRMTAQVYTDLGLFTADPEIAEDVSEVFNYLTGYSNKRNFKKLLVAPVNLRQGLVALIEREAEHARAGRPARLILKCNHVADSRIIQSLYRASQAGVKIDMIVRGVCCLRPGLPGISDNIRVISIVGRFLEHHRIYYFQNGGEEEIFFGSADLMERNLDHRVETLCPILNAELREQLKVNVLEIMLQDNVRASRLHYDGHYEKVARESEQAPLVDSQSILLDWYTSKRNPLPETYA; this comes from the coding sequence ATGAAACCCAGCAAGAAAAAATGGCGAGTATTATCCAATAGTTCCGTTGACAGCGCCCCTCCGGCGCCGCCGGTGGATTGGACCAAGCTCGACCCGCAGAACCTCTCCAATCCGGCCCTCTTCATCAACCGCGAGCTCAGCTGGCTTGAGTTCAACCAGCGCGTCCTCGACCAGGTCTACGACGCCTCGCTGCCCCTGCTCGAGCGGGTCAAGTTTTTGGCCATCGTCGGCACCAACCTCGACGAATTCTTCATGATCCGCATGGCCACACTGCTCAAGAAGATCCGCGCCGGGATCGAGGACGTCAGCCTCGACGGGATGAGCGCCCGCCAACAGATCCGGGCCGTCCGCGAGCGCGCCTTCAAGATGATGAAGGACCAGAGCGATGCCTGGGAAAAGCTGCTGCGGCCCGCGCTTGAGAAAAACTGGGTGCATTTCCTCGAGATCCCCCAGTACACGCCGGCGGTGCAGGAATATCTCAAGGACTATTTCAAGAAGCAGATCTTTCCGGTCCTGACTCCGCTGGCCTTCGATCCGGCCCATCCCTTCCCGCACATCTCCAACCTCAGCATGAATTTCGCGGTGGGCCTGCAGCACGAGGGGGAACGCAAGTTCGCGCGGGTCAAGATCCCCAGCATGCTGCCGCGCTTCATCCCCATCCCCGAGTCCATCAGTACCAAGCCGGGGCAGAGCTTCGTCTTCCTCGAGGACGTCATCCGCAGCAACATCGGCGAGCTTTTTCCGGGCATTCCCGTGGAAGAGGTCTACCTGTTCCGCGTCATCCGCGACACCGACCTGGTGATCCAGGAGGACGAGGCCGACGATCTGCTCGAGTCCGTCGACAAGAGCCTGAAACAGATCCGCTACGGAGCGGTCTCGCTGCTCAAGGTCGAGGCGGCCATGCCCGAACGCATTTTGGACATCCTGCTCGAGAACTTCCAGATCCGCGAGGACGTCCTGATGCGCAAGGAGACGCGCATGTTCTTCGGCGATTGGTGGGCCCTCACCAAGCTGCACCTGCCGCAGCTGAAGTTTCCGCCTTTTTCGCCGCGCGTGCTTTTTCCCTACGAGGAGAAGGACAAGCTCTTCGAGCAGATCCGCTACGGCGACTACCTGGTGCATCACCCCTACGAGTCCTTCACCTCCGTCGAGTCCTTCCTCCGCGCCGCGGTGGACGACCCGCAGGTCATCGCCATCAAGATGACCCTGTACCGCATCGGCCCCAACTCGCCGATCGTCGACCAGCTGATCGAGGCGGCGGAGGAAGGCAAACAGGTCGCGGCGGTGGTCGAGTTGAAGGCCCGCTTCGACGAGCGCAACAACATCGTCTGGGCCAACCGGCTCGACGAGGTCGGCGTCCACGTCAACTACGGCCTGGTCAACCTCAAGACCCACGCCAAGCTCTGCATGGTGGTGCGCAAGGAGGGAGACGGGATTCGACGCTACCTGCACGTCGGCACCGGCAACTACAACCGGATGACCGCGCAGGTCTATACCGACCTCGGATTGTTTACCGCCGATCCCGAGATCGCCGAGGACGTCTCCGAGGTCTTCAACTACCTGACCGGCTACTCCAACAAGCGGAATTTCAAAAAATTGCTGGTGGCCCCCGTCAACCTGCGGCAGGGATTGGTCGCCCTCATCGAGCGCGAGGCCGAGCACGCCCGCGCGGGCCGCCCGGCGCGTCTCATCCTCAAGTGCAACCACGTCGCCGACTCGCGCATCATCCAAAGCCTCTACCGAGCCTCGCAGGCGGGGGTGAAGATCGACATGATCGTCCGTGGGGTCTGCTGCCTGCGCCCGGGCCTCCCCGGGATCAGCGACAATATCCGCGTGATCTCGATCGTCGGGCGCTTCCTCGAGCACCATCGCATCTATTATTTTCAAAACGGGGGTGAGGAGGAGATCTTCTTCGGCAGCGCGGACCTGATGGAGCGCAACCTCGACCACCGCGTCGAGACGCTCTGCCCCATCCTCAACGCCGAGCTGCGCGAGCAGCTCAAGGTGAACGTCCTCGAGATCATGCTGCAGGACAACGTCCGCGCCAGCCGCCTGCACTATGACGGGCATTACGAGAAGGTCGCGCGCGAGTCCGAGCAGGCGCCCCTCGTCGATTCCCAGTCCATCCTCTTGGATTGGTATACTTCCAAGCGAAACCCGCTGCCCGAGACGTACGCTTAA
- the lepB gene encoding signal peptidase I, with amino-acid sequence MENKFEASIATPPARKAAKEKSKTREYVEALLTAVFIALFLRSFVVEAFKIPSGSMIPTLMVGDHIFVNKFIYGIRVPFTSRWLWKYKDPQRGEPIVFIYPKEPGLDYIKRVVGLPGDRVLVDGDDVYVNGEKLPTVQVPVLGKSAKNPRLLDLEPVEAFGAPSKFKTIPAFENWEYFRVYLEKLGERVHLKQEAPQHYEERKEYVVPADHLFVMGDNRDNSQDSRFWGFVPIANVKGRAMFIWLSLRYHNDRPEEGIAGFRWDRFGRWIQ; translated from the coding sequence ATGGAAAACAAATTCGAAGCCTCGATCGCAACCCCGCCGGCCCGCAAGGCCGCCAAAGAGAAATCCAAGACCCGCGAGTACGTCGAGGCCCTGCTCACCGCCGTCTTCATCGCCCTGTTTCTCCGCTCCTTCGTCGTCGAGGCCTTCAAGATCCCCAGCGGCTCGATGATCCCCACCTTGATGGTGGGCGACCACATCTTCGTCAACAAATTCATCTACGGGATCCGCGTCCCCTTCACCAGCCGCTGGTTGTGGAAGTACAAGGACCCGCAGCGCGGCGAGCCCATCGTCTTCATCTATCCCAAAGAACCGGGTCTCGACTACATCAAGCGGGTGGTGGGCCTCCCCGGCGACCGCGTCCTGGTCGACGGCGACGATGTCTACGTCAACGGCGAGAAGCTCCCGACGGTCCAAGTGCCGGTGCTGGGCAAGAGCGCCAAGAATCCGCGCCTGCTCGACCTCGAGCCCGTCGAGGCCTTCGGCGCCCCTTCCAAATTCAAGACCATTCCGGCCTTCGAAAATTGGGAGTATTTTCGCGTCTACCTCGAGAAGCTGGGCGAGCGCGTCCACCTCAAGCAGGAGGCCCCGCAGCACTATGAAGAGCGCAAGGAATACGTCGTGCCCGCCGACCACCTCTTCGTGATGGGGGACAACCGAGACAACTCGCAGGACTCGCGCTTCTGGGGCTTCGTGCCCATCGCCAACGTCAAGGGGCGGGCGATGTTCATCTGGCTCTCGCTGCGTTACCACAACGACCGGCCGGAGGAGGGGATCGCGGGATTTCGTTGGGATCGCTTCGGGCGTTGGATTCAGTGA